A window of the Algoriphagus halophilus genome harbors these coding sequences:
- a CDS encoding glycoside hydrolase family 15 protein, whose amino-acid sequence MQKHTYGSGLIGNCAYIAHVEKDTNISWLCLPRFDSDFIFGGMLDREKGGKFTILPESENFETSQTYLENTNILETTVTYGENSYKVTDFAPRFKNFDRYYKPLMLIRKVESLSGSPRIKINCEPVTDYGNMALTPSIGSNHIRYMGIDQELRLTTNAPMSYIVDDKAFAIHRPVYLVLTYGRPLEAPIETTSERFLHATAAYWQEWVKSTSIPNFHQKLVLRSALILKIHQYEDTGAIIAASTTSLPESPNSTRNWDYRYCWIRDTYYTLTCFNSLGHFEELEKYFEFIHNLRPVEGGRYQPLYSITGDSLLTEEISNLDGYLGNKPVRFGNQAYTHIQNDLYGQVLVSLLPLYSDQRFTEEERSSSKPMIMNLLNKIEATMHEKDAGLWEFRNLAQEHCYTFLFHWAGACAAAKIGIRLKSDDMYQKAIYLRDEAIKKIESCYLPERKAYAQAVGSTYMDASTLQLITMGYFGDDLERANDHLKALEEELLAKDFLFYRYKHMDDFGVPETTFLICAFWYIEALACVGRISEAEEGFETLTKYCNHLNLFSEDVDQKTGSQWGNFPQAYSHVGLMNAAFRIGKKLDRPNFL is encoded by the coding sequence ATGCAAAAACATACATATGGTAGTGGGCTGATTGGTAACTGTGCTTATATCGCTCATGTAGAAAAAGATACCAATATCAGTTGGTTATGTCTTCCAAGATTTGATTCTGATTTTATTTTCGGAGGCATGTTGGACAGGGAAAAAGGTGGGAAGTTCACCATTTTACCAGAGTCTGAAAATTTTGAAACCTCTCAGACATACTTAGAGAATACGAATATTCTGGAAACGACTGTGACCTATGGTGAAAACAGTTATAAGGTCACGGATTTTGCTCCCCGATTCAAAAACTTTGATCGGTATTATAAACCATTGATGCTGATCCGTAAAGTGGAAAGTCTTTCAGGATCTCCAAGGATAAAAATTAACTGTGAGCCGGTGACGGATTATGGGAATATGGCTTTGACTCCAAGTATTGGTAGTAATCATATCCGATACATGGGCATAGATCAGGAGCTTAGACTGACTACCAATGCACCGATGTCCTACATTGTGGATGATAAAGCATTTGCGATTCACCGTCCAGTTTATTTGGTCTTGACTTATGGTAGACCCTTGGAGGCTCCCATCGAGACAACTTCCGAACGGTTTTTGCATGCTACCGCTGCTTATTGGCAGGAGTGGGTAAAATCCACCAGTATTCCGAATTTTCATCAGAAGTTGGTGTTACGATCGGCACTTATTCTTAAAATCCACCAGTATGAAGATACAGGAGCCATCATAGCTGCTTCTACCACGAGCTTACCGGAGTCTCCCAATTCTACCCGAAACTGGGATTATCGCTATTGCTGGATCCGTGATACCTATTATACCTTGACTTGTTTCAATAGTTTGGGACACTTTGAGGAGTTGGAAAAATATTTTGAGTTTATTCATAATCTGAGACCTGTAGAAGGTGGTCGATACCAACCTTTGTATTCCATTACCGGTGATTCCTTATTGACGGAAGAGATTTCTAATTTGGATGGGTATTTGGGAAATAAACCTGTCCGGTTTGGTAATCAGGCTTATACTCACATCCAAAATGACTTGTATGGTCAGGTGTTGGTATCCTTGCTTCCCTTGTATTCTGACCAACGATTTACCGAAGAGGAGAGAAGCTCTTCTAAACCCATGATCATGAATTTGCTCAATAAAATTGAGGCCACCATGCATGAGAAGGATGCAGGGCTTTGGGAGTTTAGAAATTTAGCCCAAGAGCATTGCTACACCTTTTTATTCCATTGGGCTGGTGCTTGTGCCGCAGCGAAAATCGGAATCCGATTGAAAAGTGATGACATGTACCAAAAGGCGATCTATCTTCGGGATGAGGCCATCAAAAAAATAGAGTCCTGTTACTTGCCGGAAAGAAAAGCCTATGCACAAGCAGTAGGGTCCACTTACATGGATGCCTCTACTTTACAATTGATAACTATGGGGTATTTTGGGGATGATCTGGAACGTGCCAATGACCACTTGAAAGCATTGGAAGAGGAATTACTGGCCAAGGATTTCTTGTTCTACCGCTATAAGCACATGGATGACTTTGGAGTACCGGAAACGACTTTTCTCATCTGTGCATTTTGGTATATAGAAGCTTTGGCTTGTGTGGGAAGAATCAGTGAGGCGGAGGAAGGCTTTGAGACCCTAACTAAGTATTGCAATCATTTAAACTTATTTTCGGAGGATGTAGACCAGAAAACAGGAAGTCAATGGGGGAATTTTCCTCAGGCATATTCCCATGTAGGCTTGATGAATGCAGCATTCCGAATCGGAAAAAAATTGGATAGACCAAACTTCTTGTAA